One window of Burkholderia cepacia GG4 genomic DNA carries:
- a CDS encoding 3-hydroxyacyl-CoA dehydrogenase produces the protein MAVSSAHSVNSGALAPSAVVGVIGAGAMGAGIAQVAAAAGHTVLLYDLNEAACDKALAGIRAQFARLAEKGRLEPAQADAAGSRIRAVRVLADFAEAALIVEAAAERLDVKREIFATLERHVDDTCVLATNTSSISITSIAAGLRAPQRVAGLHFFNPAPLMALVEVVSGLATAPDVAQALYDTAAAWGKRPVLAKSTPGFIVNRVARPYYAEALRVLNEQGGTPASIDAVMRDAGGFRMGPFELMDLIGHDVNFAVTESVFRAYFNDPRYTPSLIQQELVNAGFLGRKSGRGFYSYADGATPPAPELEPPRDAPADVALFAQDGPAAALHARFIERIALARQNDAHADELLAVAGRASIALTDGRTATVRAAQTGVADLVLVDLARDYAQAGLVALTRALQCSDAAYADAVGLFQQAGFRVVGVADVPGMVAMRTVAMLANEAADTVNQGVCSPADLDLAMEKGVNYPCGPLAWADAIGIGRVHRVLSNLAASYGEDRYRVSPRIAALHAAGRTFR, from the coding sequence ATGGCTGTTTCTTCTGCACATTCGGTGAACTCGGGCGCGCTGGCGCCGTCGGCGGTCGTCGGCGTGATCGGTGCCGGCGCAATGGGCGCGGGCATCGCGCAGGTCGCGGCCGCGGCCGGTCATACCGTGCTGCTGTACGACCTGAACGAAGCGGCCTGCGACAAGGCGCTCGCCGGCATCCGCGCCCAGTTCGCGCGGCTCGCGGAGAAAGGCCGGCTCGAGCCGGCGCAGGCCGACGCGGCCGGGAGCCGGATCCGCGCGGTGCGCGTGCTGGCCGATTTCGCCGAAGCGGCACTGATCGTCGAGGCGGCGGCCGAGCGGCTCGACGTGAAGCGCGAGATCTTCGCGACGCTGGAACGCCATGTCGACGATACCTGCGTGCTGGCGACCAACACGTCGTCGATCTCGATCACGTCGATCGCGGCCGGGCTGCGTGCGCCGCAGCGCGTCGCCGGCCTGCACTTCTTCAATCCGGCGCCGCTGATGGCGCTCGTCGAGGTGGTCAGCGGGCTCGCGACCGCACCGGACGTCGCGCAGGCGCTGTATGACACGGCCGCCGCGTGGGGCAAGCGGCCGGTGCTGGCGAAATCGACGCCGGGCTTCATCGTGAACCGCGTCGCGCGGCCGTATTACGCGGAGGCGCTGCGCGTGCTGAACGAGCAGGGCGGCACGCCGGCCTCGATCGACGCAGTGATGCGCGACGCGGGCGGTTTCCGGATGGGGCCGTTCGAGCTGATGGACCTGATCGGCCACGACGTGAACTTCGCGGTGACCGAGTCGGTGTTCCGCGCGTACTTCAACGATCCGCGCTACACGCCGTCGCTGATCCAGCAGGAACTCGTGAACGCGGGCTTCCTCGGGCGCAAGTCGGGGCGCGGCTTTTATTCGTACGCGGACGGCGCGACGCCGCCCGCGCCGGAGCTCGAACCGCCGCGCGACGCGCCGGCCGACGTCGCGCTGTTCGCGCAGGACGGCCCGGCCGCCGCGCTGCATGCGCGCTTCATCGAACGCATCGCGCTCGCCCGGCAGAACGACGCGCATGCCGACGAACTGCTCGCGGTGGCCGGCCGCGCGTCGATCGCGCTGACCGACGGCCGCACCGCGACGGTGCGCGCCGCGCAAACCGGCGTGGCCGATCTCGTGCTCGTCGATCTCGCGCGCGATTACGCGCAGGCCGGGCTCGTCGCGCTGACGCGCGCGCTCCAGTGCAGCGACGCCGCCTATGCGGATGCGGTCGGCCTGTTCCAGCAAGCCGGTTTCCGCGTCGTCGGCGTGGCCGACGTGCCGGGGATGGTCGCGATGCGCACCGTCGCGATGCTCGCGAACGAGGCGGCCGACACGGTGAACCAGGGCGTGTGCTCGCCCGCCGATCTCGATCTCGCGATGGAAAAGGGCGTGAACTACCCATGCGGCCCGCTTGCGTGGGCCGATGCGATCGGCATCGGCCGCGTGCATCGCGTGCTGTCGAACCTGGCGGCGAGCTACGGCGAAGACCGCTATCGCGTGTCGCCGCGCATCGCCGCGCTGCACGCGGCCGGGCGCACGTTCCGCTAG
- a CDS encoding VC0807 family protein, with the protein MKPRAGLILELVVNLLLPWVAYRVAHPYFGETGALYASAIPPIVWSIVEFIRSRRIDAVAAVVLLGIALSIAGMALGGSARTLLMRESLASGTIGVVFLLSLFRDRPLIFYLARATVARETAGGAARFETVWDEQPGLRQMLRLMTFVWGACMSLEMLLRLWMVVTWPVERVLVVSPIMGYTVFGTLLLWTFWYRRRMRERNRVDIPTRDGVTEVAGR; encoded by the coding sequence GTGAAACCACGCGCCGGCCTGATCCTCGAACTCGTCGTCAACCTGCTGCTGCCCTGGGTCGCCTACCGGGTCGCGCATCCGTATTTCGGCGAAACCGGCGCGCTGTACGCGTCGGCGATTCCGCCCATCGTCTGGTCCATCGTCGAATTCATCCGCTCGCGCCGCATCGATGCGGTAGCCGCCGTGGTGCTGCTCGGCATCGCGCTGTCGATCGCCGGCATGGCGCTCGGCGGCAGCGCGCGCACGCTGCTGATGCGCGAATCGCTGGCGTCCGGCACGATCGGCGTCGTGTTCCTGCTGTCGTTGTTCCGCGATCGTCCGCTGATCTTCTATCTCGCGCGCGCGACGGTGGCCCGCGAGACGGCCGGCGGCGCCGCCCGGTTCGAGACGGTCTGGGACGAGCAGCCGGGGCTGCGCCAGATGCTCCGGCTGATGACCTTCGTGTGGGGCGCGTGCATGTCGCTGGAGATGCTGCTGCGCTTGTGGATGGTCGTCACCTGGCCCGTCGAGCGCGTGCTCGTCGTGTCGCCGATCATGGGCTATACGGTATTCGGCACGCTGCTGCTGTGGACCTTCTGGTACCGGCGGCGCATGCGCGAGCGCAACCGCGTCGATATCCCGACCCGCGACGGCGTCACCGAGGTCGCCGGCCGCTGA
- a CDS encoding enoyl-CoA hydratase-related protein, giving the protein MDGLKTLAVGVDARGIATVALQRGDVLNAFDETMIAELTDAFTTLGLRDDVRAIVLRSDGRAFCAGADLQWMQRASANDAAANLRDAERFAAMMRAIRQCPKPTVARVQGHAFGGGVGLCAACDIVIASDHARFAVSEARFGILPSVIGPYLVEAVGQRQARRLALTATQLAAGEAVAIGLIHQAVPLDALDEALDKTLAELSRNGPHALMEIKRFFDAIGEYPPSDERAAFTAQTISRVRATPEAKEGFAAFFAKRPPAWEPGAE; this is encoded by the coding sequence ATGGATGGATTGAAGACCCTGGCCGTCGGCGTCGATGCGCGCGGCATCGCGACCGTCGCGCTGCAGCGCGGCGACGTGCTCAACGCGTTCGACGAGACGATGATCGCCGAGCTGACCGACGCGTTCACGACGCTCGGCCTGCGTGACGACGTGCGCGCGATCGTGCTGCGCTCGGACGGCCGCGCATTCTGCGCGGGCGCCGACCTGCAGTGGATGCAGCGCGCGAGCGCCAACGACGCGGCCGCCAACCTGCGCGACGCGGAGCGGTTCGCCGCGATGATGCGCGCGATCCGGCAGTGCCCGAAGCCGACGGTCGCGCGCGTGCAGGGCCACGCGTTCGGCGGCGGCGTCGGCCTGTGCGCGGCCTGCGACATCGTGATCGCGAGCGATCACGCGCGTTTTGCGGTCAGCGAGGCCCGCTTCGGGATCCTGCCGTCGGTGATCGGCCCGTATCTGGTCGAGGCGGTCGGCCAGCGCCAGGCGCGCCGGCTCGCGCTGACCGCGACGCAGCTCGCGGCCGGCGAGGCCGTCGCGATCGGGCTGATCCACCAGGCCGTGCCGCTCGATGCGCTCGACGAAGCGCTCGACAAGACGCTCGCCGAGCTGAGCCGCAACGGCCCGCACGCGCTGATGGAGATCAAGCGCTTTTTCGATGCGATCGGCGAGTATCCGCCGTCGGACGAACGCGCGGCGTTTACCGCGCAGACGATCTCCCGCGTGCGTGCGACGCCGGAAGCGAAGGAGGGCTTCGCCGCGTTCTTCGCGAAGCGGCCGCCGGCGTGGGAGCCGGGCGCGGAATAA
- a CDS encoding calcium:proton antiporter yields the protein MPLSSNQLPRWTLWAPLAAWLVLALSRVVPAEGLAIAVFAAALAGAVFAAVHHAEVVAHRVGEPFGTLVLAVAVTVIEVALIVSVMLGAGPEKSGLARDTVFAAVMIICNGIVGICLLVGAWKHGEQDFQGRGASKALAVLASLSVLSLVMPNYLNAAPGPFFSKSQLAFAGVASLVLYGAFVFVQTVRHRDYFLAAHDSANEAVHAAAPSNRTAVISMVLLFASLVAVVLLAKLLSPAVEHAVLTLGAPEAAVGIVIAALVLLPEGLAAVTAARANRLQTSMNLALGSALASIGLTIPTVAAVFIWVGQPLTLGIGAMETVLLALTLLVSTLTLSQGRTTVLHGVVHLALFAAYLFLSITH from the coding sequence ATGCCGCTCTCGTCCAACCAGCTCCCGCGCTGGACCCTCTGGGCCCCGCTTGCCGCCTGGCTGGTACTCGCGCTGTCGCGCGTCGTGCCGGCCGAAGGCCTCGCCATCGCCGTATTCGCCGCCGCGCTTGCCGGCGCCGTGTTCGCCGCCGTCCATCATGCCGAAGTCGTCGCGCACCGCGTCGGCGAACCGTTCGGCACGCTCGTGCTCGCGGTCGCCGTGACGGTCATCGAAGTCGCGCTGATCGTGTCGGTGATGCTCGGCGCCGGCCCGGAGAAATCGGGCCTCGCGCGCGACACCGTGTTCGCCGCCGTGATGATCATCTGCAACGGCATCGTCGGCATCTGCCTGCTGGTCGGCGCGTGGAAGCACGGCGAACAGGATTTCCAGGGGCGCGGCGCAAGCAAGGCGCTCGCGGTGCTCGCGTCGCTGTCGGTGCTGTCGCTCGTGATGCCGAACTACCTGAACGCCGCGCCGGGCCCGTTCTTTTCGAAATCGCAGCTCGCGTTCGCTGGCGTCGCGTCGCTCGTGCTGTACGGCGCTTTCGTGTTCGTGCAGACCGTGCGCCATCGCGACTACTTCCTCGCCGCGCACGACAGCGCGAACGAAGCGGTGCACGCGGCGGCACCGAGCAACCGCACCGCGGTCATCAGCATGGTCCTGCTGTTCGCGAGCCTCGTCGCGGTCGTGCTGCTCGCGAAGCTGCTGTCGCCGGCCGTCGAGCATGCGGTGCTGACGCTCGGCGCGCCCGAGGCGGCGGTCGGCATCGTGATCGCCGCGCTCGTGCTGCTGCCGGAAGGGCTCGCGGCCGTCACCGCCGCGCGTGCGAACCGCCTGCAGACCAGCATGAACCTCGCGCTCGGTTCGGCGCTCGCGAGCATCGGGCTCACGATCCCGACCGTCGCGGCCGTGTTCATCTGGGTCGGCCAGCCGCTCACGCTCGGGATCGGCGCGATGGAAACGGTGCTGCTGGCCCTCACGCTGCTGGTCAGTACGCTCACCCTCAGCCAGGGGCGCACGACGGTGCTGCACGGTGTCGTGCACCTGGCGCTGTTCGCGGCCTACCTGTTCCTGTCCATCACGCACTGA
- a CDS encoding amidohydrolase family protein, whose protein sequence is MTTRDAGGTRQSHACDCHIHIYDDAYPLAPTATFRPPHAPVDAYRRVQRALGLTRVVVVQPTGYGFDNRCTLDALAAFGPQARGVATVQVDVPEAELERLHAAGIRGARFMTLPGGAARWDELERLAARIAPFGWHVDVQLDGRTLPDVERMLASLPARIVIDHTGKFLTPVAPDAPAFGALRRLLDRGHAWVKLSAPYETSQSGAPGYDDVARLATVLAREHAARCLWGSNWPHPNASPVPDDARLLGWLHACTGDDAIGRAILVDNPAVLYGFDADTRRAAAA, encoded by the coding sequence ATGACGACGCGCGACGCGGGCGGCACGCGGCAATCGCACGCGTGCGATTGTCATATTCACATCTACGACGACGCGTATCCGCTCGCGCCGACGGCGACGTTCCGCCCGCCGCATGCGCCGGTGGACGCGTATCGCCGCGTACAGCGGGCGCTCGGTCTCACGCGCGTGGTGGTCGTGCAGCCGACCGGCTATGGCTTCGACAACCGCTGCACGCTCGATGCGCTGGCCGCGTTCGGCCCGCAGGCGCGCGGCGTCGCGACGGTGCAGGTCGACGTGCCGGAGGCCGAACTGGAGCGGCTGCATGCGGCGGGCATCCGCGGCGCGCGGTTCATGACGTTGCCGGGCGGCGCCGCGCGCTGGGACGAGCTGGAACGGCTGGCCGCGCGGATCGCGCCATTCGGCTGGCATGTCGACGTGCAGCTCGACGGCCGGACGTTGCCCGACGTCGAGCGGATGCTGGCGTCGCTGCCGGCGCGCATCGTGATCGATCACACCGGCAAGTTTCTGACGCCCGTGGCACCGGATGCGCCTGCATTCGGCGCGCTGCGGCGCCTGCTCGATCGCGGCCACGCATGGGTGAAGCTGTCCGCGCCTTACGAGACCTCGCAATCCGGCGCGCCCGGCTATGACGACGTCGCGCGCCTTGCCACCGTGCTCGCGCGCGAGCATGCGGCGCGCTGCCTGTGGGGCAGCAACTGGCCGCACCCGAACGCGTCGCCGGTGCCCGACGATGCGCGCCTGCTCGGCTGGCTGCACGCGTGCACGGGCGATGATGCGATCGGCCGCGCAATCCTGGTCGACAACCCGGCCGTGCTGTACGGATTCGATGCGGATACCCGCCGCGCCGCCGCGGCGTAA
- a CDS encoding CPBP family intramembrane glutamic endopeptidase yields the protein MSLSLLPCATIWLALFAAAAFAWQRPLHGLSLAVAAFGYAGALAFGKLPPIVLAPLALLVAAAWGVAPGRPLAVRIVAHVVFAALAIALSLHLIPGFHNPRVIEPTRFTPDAVPFTMYLNFDKPLVGLWLLWVLPWVAPEIPLARALRTGAVAAVATAAACLAGALAFGMVGWAPKWPASGWMWLANNVLLVTLAEEALFRGYVQGGLTRMLGRFGWGPWAALAIGAVLFGAAHAAGGWPWIVLGTVAGIGYGLAWRRGGLLASALAHAGLNVIHFGLFTYPMLAAAR from the coding sequence ATGTCTCTCTCGCTTCTCCCGTGTGCCACGATCTGGCTCGCCCTGTTCGCGGCCGCCGCATTCGCATGGCAGCGCCCGCTGCACGGCCTGAGCCTCGCCGTCGCCGCGTTCGGGTACGCCGGCGCGCTGGCGTTCGGCAAGCTCCCGCCGATCGTGCTCGCGCCGCTCGCGCTGCTCGTGGCCGCCGCCTGGGGCGTCGCGCCCGGCCGCCCGCTCGCGGTGCGCATCGTCGCGCACGTCGTATTTGCCGCGCTCGCGATCGCGCTGAGCCTGCACCTGATCCCCGGCTTCCACAATCCGCGCGTGATCGAGCCGACGCGTTTCACGCCGGACGCCGTGCCGTTCACGATGTACCTGAATTTCGACAAGCCGCTCGTCGGCCTGTGGCTGCTGTGGGTGCTGCCGTGGGTTGCGCCGGAGATCCCGCTGGCGCGCGCACTGCGCACCGGCGCCGTGGCGGCCGTCGCGACGGCGGCGGCGTGCCTGGCCGGCGCGCTCGCGTTCGGGATGGTCGGCTGGGCGCCCAAATGGCCGGCGTCGGGCTGGATGTGGCTCGCAAACAACGTGCTGCTCGTGACGCTCGCCGAGGAAGCGCTGTTCCGCGGTTACGTGCAAGGCGGGCTGACGCGCATGCTCGGCCGGTTCGGATGGGGCCCGTGGGCCGCGCTTGCGATCGGCGCGGTGCTGTTCGGCGCCGCGCACGCGGCCGGCGGCTGGCCCTGGATCGTGCTCGGCACCGTCGCCGGTATCGGCTACGGCCTCGCCTGGCGGCGCGGCGGGCTGCTCGCATCCGCGCTCGCGCATGCCGGGTTGAACGTCATTCACTTCGGGCTGTTCACCTACCCGATGCTTGCCGCCGCGCGCTGA
- a CDS encoding LysM peptidoglycan-binding domain-containing protein: MKKLLGAVVFLVVLVGVWIVHQGGLSTLMPAHDAAPAAPSVQAGDAGQPAQPSASGNVLPAGFTPQASTLKSIAENGIVRVSVQNPSEPFFGEDKGAPHGFNVEFARLLFADPSFSHGGKPVVVDTRHEVDTYPGVPKQLLDTDAKGNHVVDVAMDGLTFPDNTPAGIVYSVPYVDDFGYSLIVRQGSAIRSADDLVGKTVGILKGDPDVRAFVTRQYPNVRFVEVDDSDPAFIAKSLDGHAVDAFVYDYPFAVSSIKGTDLKFAVTKLDGSNIAYKIGVRADDQDLLIYLNAAIAKLKQSPQYLDLLRKYFVSDQAVTTAAASGEHTYVVKAGDTLNLIAASKLGSGQRYREIQRRNNLANPNLILAGQHLVIPVR, encoded by the coding sequence ATGAAAAAACTTCTCGGCGCAGTCGTATTCCTGGTGGTGCTCGTCGGCGTATGGATCGTCCATCAGGGCGGCCTGTCGACGCTGATGCCCGCCCATGACGCGGCCCCGGCCGCGCCCTCCGTGCAGGCAGGCGACGCAGGCCAGCCCGCGCAGCCGTCGGCGTCGGGCAACGTGCTGCCGGCCGGTTTCACGCCGCAGGCGAGCACGCTGAAATCGATCGCCGAAAACGGCATCGTGCGGGTCTCGGTGCAGAACCCGAGCGAGCCGTTCTTCGGCGAGGACAAGGGCGCGCCGCACGGCTTCAACGTCGAATTCGCGCGGCTGTTGTTCGCGGATCCGTCGTTCTCGCATGGAGGCAAGCCGGTCGTCGTCGATACGCGTCACGAAGTCGACACGTACCCGGGCGTGCCGAAGCAACTGCTCGACACCGACGCGAAGGGCAATCACGTCGTCGACGTCGCGATGGACGGGCTGACGTTCCCGGACAACACGCCGGCGGGCATCGTCTATTCGGTGCCGTACGTCGACGATTTCGGCTATTCGCTGATCGTGCGGCAAGGCTCCGCGATCCGCTCGGCCGACGATCTCGTCGGCAAGACGGTCGGCATCCTGAAGGGCGACCCGGACGTGCGCGCGTTCGTCACGCGCCAGTATCCGAACGTCCGGTTCGTCGAGGTCGACGATTCCGACCCGGCGTTCATCGCGAAGAGCCTCGACGGCCATGCGGTCGACGCATTCGTCTACGACTACCCGTTCGCGGTCAGCTCGATCAAGGGCACCGACCTGAAATTCGCGGTGACCAAGCTCGACGGCTCGAACATCGCGTACAAGATCGGCGTGCGCGCGGACGACCAGGATCTGCTGATCTACCTGAACGCCGCGATCGCGAAGCTCAAGCAGTCGCCGCAGTATCTCGACCTGCTGCGCAAGTACTTCGTCAGCGATCAGGCGGTGACGACCGCGGCCGCGTCGGGCGAGCATACGTACGTGGTGAAGGCCGGCGACACGCTGAACCTGATCGCGGCCAGCAAGCTCGGCAGCGGCCAGCGCTATCGCGAGATCCAGCGTCGCAACAACCTCGCGAACCCGAACCTGATCCTGGCCGGCCAGCATCTGGTGATTCCGGTCCGGTAG
- the paaK gene encoding phenylacetate--CoA ligase PaaK has translation MTHPTHPAAALEPIETASRDELQALQLERLKWSLRHAYDNVPHYRRTFDAAGVHPDDLKTLADLAKFPFSTKNDLRDNYPFGLFAVPREQVVRVHASSGTTGKPTVVGYTARDIDTWANVTARSIRAAGGRPGDTLHNAFGYGLFTGGLGIHYGAERLGCMVVPMSGGQTEKQVQLIRDFEPKIILVTPSYMLNLIDEMVRQGMDPAKSSLKIGIFGAEPWTQALREEVETRVGIDALDIYGLSEVMGPGVACECVETKDGPVIWEDHFYPEIIDPVTGEVLPDGSEGELVFTSLTKEAMPVIRYRTRDLTALLPPTARAMRRLAKITGRSDDMLIVRGVNVFPSQIEEIVVAQTKLSGLFQITLSRDGHMDRLDLAVELRSEAAACVTDSERAAIARELQHRIKTMIGVSAGVTVLAAGGIPASATGKARRVIDRRQAA, from the coding sequence ATGACTCACCCGACCCACCCCGCCGCCGCCCTCGAGCCGATCGAGACCGCCAGCCGCGACGAACTGCAGGCGCTGCAGCTCGAGCGCCTCAAGTGGTCGCTGCGCCACGCGTACGACAACGTCCCGCACTATCGTCGGACATTCGACGCGGCGGGCGTGCACCCGGACGACCTGAAAACGCTTGCCGATCTCGCGAAATTCCCGTTCTCGACCAAGAACGACCTGCGCGACAACTATCCGTTCGGGCTGTTCGCGGTGCCGCGCGAGCAGGTCGTGCGCGTGCACGCGTCGAGCGGCACGACCGGCAAGCCGACGGTGGTCGGCTACACCGCGCGCGACATCGACACGTGGGCGAACGTGACCGCGCGTTCGATCCGCGCGGCCGGCGGCCGCCCGGGCGACACGCTGCACAACGCGTTCGGCTACGGGCTCTTCACGGGCGGCCTCGGGATTCACTACGGCGCGGAGCGGCTCGGCTGCATGGTCGTGCCGATGTCGGGCGGACAGACCGAGAAGCAGGTGCAGCTGATCCGCGACTTCGAGCCGAAGATCATCCTCGTCACGCCGTCGTACATGCTGAACCTGATCGACGAGATGGTGCGGCAGGGCATGGACCCGGCCAAGTCGTCACTGAAGATCGGCATCTTCGGCGCCGAGCCGTGGACGCAGGCGCTGCGTGAGGAAGTGGAGACGCGCGTGGGCATCGACGCGCTCGACATCTACGGGCTGTCGGAAGTGATGGGGCCGGGCGTCGCGTGCGAATGCGTCGAGACGAAGGACGGCCCGGTGATCTGGGAAGACCATTTCTATCCGGAGATCATCGATCCCGTGACTGGCGAAGTGCTGCCGGACGGCAGCGAGGGCGAGCTCGTGTTCACGTCGCTGACGAAGGAGGCGATGCCGGTGATCCGCTACCGCACGCGCGACCTCACCGCGCTGCTGCCGCCGACCGCACGCGCGATGCGCCGGCTCGCGAAGATCACGGGGCGCTCCGACGACATGCTGATCGTGCGCGGCGTGAACGTGTTCCCGAGCCAGATCGAGGAAATCGTCGTCGCGCAGACGAAGCTGTCGGGGCTGTTCCAGATCACGCTGTCGCGCGACGGCCACATGGACCGGCTCGACCTCGCGGTCGAGCTGCGCTCCGAGGCCGCCGCATGCGTGACCGACAGCGAGCGCGCGGCGATCGCGCGCGAGTTGCAGCACCGGATCAAGACGATGATCGGCGTGTCGGCCGGCGTGACGGTGCTCGCTGCGGGCGGCATTCCCGCGAGCGCGACCGGCAAGGCCCGGCGCGTGATCGACCGCCGGCAGGCCGCCTGA
- a CDS encoding aldo/keto reductase — translation MEYVKFGSTGMDVSKLVLGCMTFGEPSRGTHPWTLPEAESRPIIQRAIEAGINFFDTANMYSDGTSEEIVGRALRDFAKRDDVVIATKVFYRMRPGPNGAGLSRKAIMTDIDQSLKRLGTDYVDLYQIHRWDYRTPIEETLEALHDVVKAGKARYIGASSMFAWQFAKALYTSKQNGWTRFVSMQNHLNLLYREEEREMLPLCEAEGIAVIPWSPLARGRLTRNWDESSGRQQSDEVGQRMYDATADADRAVVEAVAAIAAARNVPRAQVALAWVAHKRGVTAPIVGISKPHHLDDALGALALKLTDDEIAALEGPYVPHAVAGFN, via the coding sequence ATGGAATACGTGAAATTCGGGTCGACCGGGATGGACGTGTCGAAGCTGGTGCTGGGCTGCATGACGTTCGGCGAGCCGTCGCGCGGTACGCATCCGTGGACGCTGCCAGAAGCGGAAAGCCGCCCGATCATCCAGCGCGCGATCGAGGCCGGCATCAACTTCTTCGATACCGCGAACATGTATTCGGACGGCACGTCGGAAGAGATCGTCGGCCGCGCGCTGCGCGACTTCGCGAAGCGCGACGACGTCGTGATCGCGACCAAGGTGTTCTACCGGATGCGGCCGGGGCCGAACGGCGCCGGGCTGTCGCGCAAGGCGATCATGACCGACATCGACCAGAGCCTGAAGCGGCTCGGCACCGACTACGTCGACCTGTACCAGATTCACCGCTGGGATTACCGCACGCCGATCGAGGAGACGCTCGAGGCGCTGCACGACGTCGTGAAGGCGGGCAAGGCGCGCTACATCGGCGCGTCGTCGATGTTCGCGTGGCAGTTCGCGAAGGCGCTGTACACGTCCAAGCAGAACGGCTGGACCCGCTTCGTCAGCATGCAGAACCACCTGAACCTGCTGTATCGCGAGGAGGAGCGGGAAATGCTGCCGCTGTGCGAGGCCGAAGGCATCGCGGTGATTCCGTGGAGCCCGCTCGCGCGCGGCCGGTTGACGCGCAACTGGGACGAGTCGTCGGGCCGGCAGCAGAGCGACGAGGTCGGTCAGCGGATGTATGACGCGACGGCCGATGCCGACCGCGCGGTCGTCGAGGCCGTCGCGGCGATCGCCGCCGCGCGCAACGTGCCGCGTGCGCAGGTCGCGCTCGCGTGGGTCGCGCACAAGCGCGGCGTCACCGCACCGATCGTCGGCATCTCGAAGCCGCATCATCTGGACGATGCGCTCGGCGCACTGGCGCTGAAGCTGACGGACGACGAAATCGCGGCGCTCGAAGGCCCGTACGTGCCGCACGCGGTGGCCGGCTTCAACTGA
- a CDS encoding MarC family protein, which yields MIVNRLISEILFGFTGLIGIINPISIAFLFLERTEALNEHERNLLAKKVAFNAFIVLMVAFFVGTPVLHFFGISMEALRIGGGFAVAVAGWQMLNEPDGPAGGGDTPVRPIDANAIMTRAFFPLTVPLTVGPGSIATAIALNANRTHKLSEFMLSSIVSIAVSALVAVVIWLTYSRAALLARYLGTEGTKVAKRVSAFLLLCIGVQIMLTGFSEFLQPLANQIK from the coding sequence ATGATCGTCAACCGCCTTATCTCCGAGATCCTGTTCGGCTTCACCGGCCTGATCGGCATCATCAACCCGATCAGCATTGCGTTCCTGTTTCTCGAACGCACCGAGGCGCTGAACGAGCACGAGCGGAACCTGCTCGCGAAGAAGGTCGCGTTCAACGCGTTCATCGTGTTGATGGTCGCGTTCTTTGTCGGCACGCCGGTACTGCATTTCTTCGGGATCTCGATGGAAGCACTGCGGATCGGCGGCGGCTTCGCGGTCGCCGTGGCCGGCTGGCAGATGCTGAACGAGCCGGACGGGCCGGCGGGCGGCGGCGACACACCGGTCAGGCCGATCGACGCGAACGCGATCATGACCCGCGCATTTTTCCCGCTGACCGTGCCGCTGACCGTCGGCCCCGGTTCGATCGCCACCGCGATCGCGCTGAACGCGAACCGCACGCACAAGCTGTCGGAGTTCATGCTGTCGAGCATCGTGTCGATCGCGGTGTCCGCGCTCGTCGCGGTCGTGATCTGGCTGACCTACAGCCGCGCCGCGCTGCTCGCGCGCTATCTCGGCACCGAAGGCACCAAGGTCGCGAAGCGCGTGTCGGCGTTCCTGCTGCTGTGTATCGGCGTGCAGATCATGCTGACCGGTTTCTCGGAGTTTCTGCAGCCGCTCGCCAACCAGATCAAGTAG